One Urocitellus parryii isolate mUroPar1 chromosome 9, mUroPar1.hap1, whole genome shotgun sequence DNA segment encodes these proteins:
- the Tnrc6a gene encoding trinucleotide repeat-containing gene 6A protein isoform X2: protein MRDLVQEEEQLMEEKKKKKDDKKKKEAAQKKATEQKIKVPEQIKPSVSQPQPANSNNGTSTATSTNNNAKRATANNQQQQQQQQQPQQQPQQQQPQQQQPPPPLQQQQQQQQQQPPQPQALPRYPREVPPRFRHQEHKQLLKRGQHFPVIAANLGSAVKVLNSQSESSAVINQQPQNNGEVQNSRTESDINHNTSGSHYENSQRGPVSSTSDSSTNCKNAVVSDLLEKEVWPSAPGSDPELASECVDADSASSSESERNITIMASGSTGGEKDSLRNSTGLGSQNKFVVGSSSNNVGHGSSTGPWGFSHGAIISTCQVSVDAPESKSESSNNRMNAWGTVSSSSNGGLNPSTLNSASNHGAWPVLENNGLALKGPVGSGNSGINIQCSTIGQMPNNQSINSKVSGSSTHGTWGSLQETCESEVSGTQKVSFSGQPQNITTEMTGPNNTTNFMTSSLPNSGSVQNNELPSSNTGAWRVSTMNHPQIQAPSVMNGTSLSHLSNGESKSGGSYGTTWGAYGSNYSGDKCSGPNGQANGDTVNATLMQPGINGPVGTNFQVNTNKGGSVWESGAANSQSTSWGSGNGVNSGGSRRGWGTPAQNTGTNIPSVEWNKLPSNQHSSDSANGNGKKFTNGWKSTEEEDQGSATSQTNEQSSVWAKTGGAVESEGSTESTGRLEEKATGDSQSRDRRKLDQHTLLQSIVNRADLDPRVLSNSGWGQTPIKQNTAWDTETSPRGERKTDNGTEAWGSSAAQTLNSGACMEKTGPNGNDTSAVSGWGDPKPTLRWGDSKGSNCQGGWEDDSAATGMIKSNQWGNCKEEKSAWNDSQKSKQGWGDGQKASQGWSVSASDNWGETSRSNHWGEANKKSSSGGSDSDRSVSGWNELGKTSSFTWGNNINPNNSSGWDESAKPNPSQGWGDPPKSNQSLGWGDSSKPVSSPDWNKQQDLVGSWGIPPATGKPPGTGWLGGPIPAPAKEEEPTGWEEPSPESIRRKMEIDDGTSAWGDPSKYNYKNVNMWNKNVPNGSSRSDQQAQVHQLLPSASTISSKEASSGSGWGEPWGEPSTPATTVDNGTSAWGKPIDSGPSWGEPIAPASNTSTWGSSSVGPQALSKSGPKSMQDGWCGDDMPLPGNRPTGWEEEEDVEIGMWNSNSSQELNSSLNWPPYTKKMSSKGLSGKKRRRERGMMKGGNKQEEAWINPFVKQFSNISFSRDSPEENVQSNKMDLSGGMLQDKRMEIDKHSLNIGDYNRTVGKGPGSRPQISKESSMERNPYFDKDGIVADESQNMQFMSSQSMKLPPSNSALPNQALGSIAGLGMQNLNSVRQNGNPSMFGVGNTAAQPRGLQQPPAQPLSSSQPNLRAQVPPPLLSPQVPVSLLKYAPNNGGLNPLFGPQQVAMLNQLSQLNQLSQISQLQRLLAQQQRAQSQRSVPSGNRQQQDQQGRPLSVQQQMMQQSRQLDPNVLVKQPTPPSQQQSLHQPAMKSFLDNVMPHTTPELQKGPSPINAFSNFPIGLNSNLNVNMDMNSIKEPQSRLRKWTTVDSISVNTSLDQNSSKHGAISSGFRLEESPFVPYDFMNSSSSPASPPGSVGDGWPRAKSPNGSSSVNWPPEFRPGEPWKGYPNIDPETDPYVTPGSVINNLSINTVREVDHLRDRNSGSSSSLNTTLPSTSAWSSIRASNYNVPLSSTAQSTSARNSDSKLTWSPGSVTNTSLAHELWKVPLPPKNITAPSRPPPGLTGQKPPLSTWDNSPLRVGGGWGNSDARYTPGSSWGESSSGRITNWLVLKNLTPQIDGSTLRTLCMQHGPLITFHLNLPHGNALVRYSSKEEVVKAQKSLHMCVLGNTTILAEFASEEEISRFFAQSQSLAPSPGWQSLGSSQSRLGSLDCSHSFSSRTDLNHWNGAGLSGTNCGDLHGTSLWGTPHYSTSLWGPPSSSDPRGISSPSPINAFLSVDHLGGGGESM, encoded by the exons ATATAAACCACAATACTTCAGGATCCCATTATGAAAATTCCCAGCGGGGACCTGTGTCTTCTACGAGTGACTCCAGCACAAACTGTAAGAATGCTGTTGTGAGTGACTTGTTGGAAAAAGAAGTATGGCCTTCAGCCCCTGGCAGTGATCCAGAATTGGCCTCAGAATGTGTGGATGCTGATTCTGCCTCCAGTTCTGAATCAGAGAGAAACATCACTATCATGGCTTCAGGGAGTACAGGTGGTGAAAAAGATAGCCTTCGGAATAGCACTGGACTTGGTTCCCAAAACAAGTTTGTGGTTGGTAGCAGCAGCAATAATGTGGGCCATGGAAGCAGTACTGGACCGTGGGGGTTTTCCCATGGAGCCATAATAAGCACATGTCAGGTCTCTGTGGATGCTCCTGAAAGCAAATCAGAAAGTAGCAACAATAGAATGAATGCTTGGGGCACTGTAAGTTCTTCATCAAATGGAGGGTTAAATCCAAGCACTTTGAATTCAGCTAGCAACCATGGTGCCTGGCCAGTATTAGAGAACAATGGACTTGCCCTAAAAGGGCCTGTAGGGAGTGGTAATTCTGGCATCAATATTCAGTGCAGTACCATAGGCCAGATGCCTAACAATCAGAGTATTAACTCTAAAGTGAGTGGTTCTTCTACCCATGGTACCTGGGGAAGCCTTCAGGAAACTTGTGAATCTGAAGTAAGTGGTACACAGAAGGTTTCATTCAGTGGTCAACCTCAAAATATTACCACTGAAATGACTGGACCAAATAACACTACTAACTTTATGACCTCTAGTTTACCAAACTCCGGTTCAGTACAGAATAATGAACTGCCTAGTAGTAATACAGGGGCCTGGCGTGTGAGCACAATGAATCATCCTCAAATACAGGCTCCATCAGTTATGAATGGCACTTCCCTTTCTCATCTTAGCAATGGAGAGTCAAAAAGTGGGGGCTCTTATGGTACTACATGGGGTGCCTATGGTTCTAATTACTCTGGAGACAAGTGTTCCGGCCCTAATGGCCAAGCTAATGGTGACACTGTGAATGCAACTCTAATGCAGCCTGGCATCAATGGGCCTGTGGGCACTAACTTTCAAGTTAACACAAATAAAGGAGGAAGCGTTTGGGAGTCTGGGGCAGCAAATTCCCAGAGTACGTCATGGGGAAGTGGAAATGGTGTGAATTCTGGAGGAAGTCGAAGAGGATGGGGAACCCCTGCACAAAACACTGGCACTAATATACCCAGCGTCGAGTGGAACAAACTGCCTAGCAATCAGCATTCCAGTGACAGTGCAAACGGCAATGGAAAGAAGTTTACAAATGGATGGAAGTCTACTGAGGAAGAGGATCAGGGTTCTGCCACATCTCAGACAAACGAGCAAAGCAGCGTGTGGGCCAAAACAGGAGGTGCAGTGGAGAGTGAGGGTAGCACAGAAAGCACTGGACGCCTAGAGGAAAAAGCAACTGGGGACAGTCAGAGTCGAGACAGAAGAAAACTTGATCAGCACACATTACTCCAAAGCATCGTGAACAGAGCTGACTTAGATCCACGTGTCCTGTCCAACTCTGGCTGGGGACAGACTCCTATTAAGCAGAATACTGCCTGGGATACCGAAACATCACCTAGAGGGGAAAGAAAGACTGACAATGGGACCGAGGCCTGGGGAAGCTCTGCAGCACAGACTCTTAACTCAGGGGCATGTATGGAGAAGACTGGCCCTAATGGTAATGATACCTCAGCTGTTTCGGGGTGGGGCGACCCCAAGCCTACTCTGAGGTGGGGAGATTCCAAAGGCTCAAACTGCCAGGGGGGGTGGGAAGATGATTCTGCTGCTACAGGAATGATCAAGAGCAATCAGTGGGGGAATTGCAAAGAAGAGAAGTCTGCGTGGAATGATTCGCAAAAGAGCAAACAGGGATGGGGTGATGGACAGAAGGCAAGCCAAGGTTGGTCTGTTTCTGCCAGTGACAACTGGGGAGAAACCTCAAGGAGTAACCATTGGGGGGAGGCTAATAAAAAGTCCAGCTCAGGAGGTAGTGACAGTGATAGGTCCGTTTCTGGTTGGAATGAACTTGGTAAAACTAGTTCTTTTACTTGGGGAAATAACATAAATCCAAATAATTCATCAGGATGGGATGAATCTGCTAAACCTAATCCTTCCCAGGGATGGGGAGACCCTCCAAAGTCTAATCAGTCTCTAGGTTGGGGAGATTCATCAAAGCCAGTCAGTTCTCCGGACTGGAACAAGCAACAAGACCTTGTTGGGTCCTGGGGAATCCCACCAGCTACAGGCAAACCTCCTGGCACAGGCTGGCTGGGGGGACCCATACCAGCCCCAGCAAAAGAAGAAGAGCCCACAGGCTGGGAGGAACCATCCCCAGAATCCATACGACGCAAAATGGAGATTGATGACGGAACTTCTGCCTGGGGAGATCCAAGCaaatacaactacaaaaatgtgAACATGTGGAACAAAAACGTCCCAAATGGCAGCAGCCGTTCAGACCAGCAAGCACAGGTACATCAGCTGCTGCCTTCTGCAAGTACCATCTCCAGCAAAGAGGCAAGCAGCGGCTCTG GCTGGGGTGAGCCCTGGGGGGAGCCTTCTACTCCAGCCACAACTGTGGATAATGGTACTTCAGCATGGGGTAAACCCATAGACAGTGGTCCCAGCTGGGGGGAACCCATTGCTCCGGCATCCAACACATCCACCTGGGGCTCCAGCTCTGTTGGTCCACAAGCGTTAAGCAAATCTG GGCCAAAATCTATGCAAGATGGCTGGTGTGGTGATGATATGCCACTGCCTGGAAATCGCCCCACTggctgggaagaggaagaggatgtAGAGATTGGAATGTGGAATAGTAACTCATCTCAAGAGCTTAACTCATCTTTAAATTGGCCACCATATACCAAGAAAATGTCATCGAAG GGTCTGAGTggcaaaaaaaggagaagggaaagg ggAATGATGAAAGGTGGAAACAAACAAGAAGAAGCATGGATAAATCCATTTGttaaacagttttcaaatatcAGTTTTTCG agaGACTCACCAGAAGAAAATGTACAGAGCAATAAGATGGACCTTTCTGGAG GAATGTTACAAGACAAACGAATGGAGATAGATAAACATAGCCTGAATATTGGTGATTACAATCGAACGGTCGGGAAAGGCCCTGGTTCTCGGCCTCAGATTTCCAAAGAGTCTTCCATGGAACGCAATCCTTATTTTGATAAG GATGGCATTGTAGCAGATGAATCCCAAAACATGCAGTTTATGTCCAGTCAAAGCATGAAGCTTCCCCCTTCAAATAGTGCACTACCTAACCAGGCCCTTGGCTCCATAGCAGGGCTGGGTATGCAAAACTTGAATTCTGTTAGACAG AATGGCAATCCTAGTATGTTTGGTGTTGGAAACACAGCAGCACAACCCCGAGGCTTGCAGCAGCCTCCAGCACAACCTCTTAGTTCATCTCAGCCTAATCTCCGTGCTCAAGTGCCTCCTCCATTACTCTCCCCTCAG GTTCCAGTTTCATTGCTGAAGTATGCACCAAACAACGGTGGCCTGAATCCGCTCTTCGGCCCTCAGCAGGTAGCCATGCTGAACCAGCTATCCCAACTAAACCAGCTTTCTCAGATCTCCCAGTTACAG CGATTGTTAGCGCAGCAGCAAAGGGCGCAGAGTCAGAGAAGCGTGCCTTCTGGTAACCGGCAGCAGCAAGACCAGCAG GGTCGACCTCTTAGTGTACAGCAGCAAATGATGCAGCAATCTCGTCAACTTGATCCAAACGTGTTGGTGAAGCAGCCGACTCCACCGTCTCAGCAGCAGTCACTCCATCAGCCAGCCATGAAGTCTTTCCTTGACAATGTCATGCCTCACACTACACCGGAGCTGCAAAAAGGGCCATCACCAATAAATGCTTTCAGCAACTTTCCTATAG gcttGAACTCGAACTTGAATGTAAATATGGATATGAACAGTATTAAAGAGCCACAGTCAAGACTAAGGAAGTGGACTACAGTGGACAGCATTTCTGTGAACACATCTTTGGATCAAAATTCCAGCAAACATG gTGCTATTTCAAGTGGTTTCAGGCTGGAGGAATCCCCATTTGTTCCCTATGACTTTATGAACAGCAGTTCTTCACCAGCCAGTCCTCCAGGTTCAGTAGGAGATGGCTGGCCACGTGCCAAATCGCCCAACGGCTCTAGCAGTGTTAATTGGCCACCAG AATTTCGCCCTGGTGAGCCATGGAAAGGTTATCCAAACATTGACCCCGAAACTGACCCTTACGTCACTCCTGGCAGTGTCATAAACAATCTTTCAATTAATACTGTGCGGGAAGTTGACCACCTCAGGGACAGGAACAGTG GGTCATCCTCATCCTTGAACACCACGCTGCCTTCAACTAGTGCCTGGTCATCCATTCGTGCCTCCAACTACAACGTTCCCCTCAGCAGTACAGCACAAAGCACTTCAG CCAGAAATAGTGATTCCAAATTGACATGGTCTCCTGGTTCAGTCACAAACACCTCTCTGGCTCATGAGCTGTGGAAGGTCCCTTTGCCACCTAAGAACATCACTGCTCCGTCCCGCCCGCCTCCGGGACTGACTGGTCAGAAGCCGCCCTTGTCTACGTGGGATAATTCTCCCCTTCGTGTAGGTGGAGGATGGGGAAATTCTGACGCCAGATATACCCCAG GTTCCAGCTGGGGTGAGAGCAGCTCAGGGAGAATAACAAATTGGCTTGTTCTGAAAAACCTTACACCTCAG ATCGATGGCTCAACTCTGCGTACCCTGTGCATGCAGCATGGCCCGCTGATCACATTCCACCTGAACCTCCCACACGGAAACGCTTTGGTCCGCTACAGTTCAAAAGAAGAGGTAGTGAAGGCACAAAAGTCTCTGCACAT GTGCGTCCTGGGGAACACGACTATTCTTGCTGAGTTTGCCAGTGAAGAGGAGATCAGTCGTTTCTTTGCACAAAGTCAGTCTCTGGCCCCTTCTCCTGGCTGGCAGTCCCTCGGGTCCAGCCAGAGCCGGCTGGGCTCCCTCGACTGTTCCCACTCCTTCTCCAGCCGGACCGATCTCAATCACTGGAATGGTGCTGGGCTGTCGGGAACTAACTGTGGAGACCTTCACGGCACTTCCCTCTGGGGGACCCCACATTATTCCACAAGCCTGTGGGGTCCCCCAAGCAGCAGCGACCCCCGGGGAATTAGCAGCCCATCCCCCATTAACGCTTTCCTTTCTGTTGAccacctgggtgggggtggggagtccaTGTAA